The Allorhizobium ampelinum S4 genome has a segment encoding these proteins:
- a CDS encoding cupin domain-containing protein produces MQNTHLKIAEAARMSGVSQSTLRLWEQQGLIEPARTPSGQRLYDSAVLERIARIAWLRSERGLNPAAIKEELGHPETGQKGLDVAEPVTDTAAIGTKVRQMRRLSHQTLDAVARATGASVSQLSTFERTSQGISITVLHDLAKHFGTTVADLNGHPTQQQSASVVRDGEWMTWPTTSMGVSIHSLAAGARQMECHRFDLAPGASSEGAYRHEGEEFIFVLAGALQIVLDGDQFYDLRTGDSFYFESSRPHSWRNPADVQATLIWINTPPTF; encoded by the coding sequence ATGCAAAACACCCACCTTAAAATCGCCGAAGCTGCCCGGATGTCCGGTGTTTCGCAATCGACTCTGAGGCTATGGGAACAGCAGGGGCTGATCGAGCCAGCACGCACGCCATCGGGACAGAGGCTTTACGATTCGGCTGTTCTGGAGCGCATTGCCAGGATTGCCTGGTTGCGCAGCGAAAGAGGGCTAAACCCGGCTGCCATTAAAGAGGAACTGGGCCACCCTGAAACGGGCCAGAAGGGGCTCGACGTGGCTGAACCGGTGACGGACACGGCGGCGATTGGCACGAAGGTTCGGCAAATGCGCAGGCTGTCACACCAAACCCTGGACGCGGTGGCCCGGGCGACAGGAGCGTCCGTCTCACAGCTTTCGACGTTCGAGCGCACATCTCAGGGTATTTCCATCACCGTTCTTCACGACTTGGCCAAGCACTTCGGCACCACGGTTGCCGATCTGAACGGGCATCCAACCCAGCAACAGAGCGCGTCAGTGGTGCGTGACGGCGAGTGGATGACGTGGCCGACCACATCAATGGGCGTTTCCATCCATTCACTTGCCGCCGGGGCGCGGCAGATGGAATGTCATCGGTTTGATTTGGCACCCGGCGCGTCCAGCGAAGGTGCTTACCGGCACGAGGGCGAGGAATTTATCTTCGTTCTTGCGGGAGCGCTGCAGATCGTTCTCGACGGGGACCAGTTTTATGATCTTCGGACCGGCGACAGTTTTTACTTTGAGAGCAGCCGTCCGCATTCCTGGCGCAATCCGGCGGACGTGCAGGCCACGTTGATCTGGATTAATACCCCGCCCACCTTCTAG